ATAAACGGCAACATTATTTGTTGTAAATGCCATCATTATGTATGTACTAGTGGACGTAATCGTGCGCCAACCCCCGGCTTACATATCAGACGACTACGATTGCCAAAAACTTTTTTATATAATAGAGATTATTTCACGGTACTTATGTACATACTTGGGGGAAAGGTTTGAAAAGTGGATTAACTTTCTCGGAGCGTCTCttacaatttaaaataaatataagaTAGGTACATTCCGCCGAATTATTgaatttatttaataaatCAATAATTCATTTAAATGGTACTAAAATGTTTATCCCACCATAACAATCACATTTACTTTACGTTGTCAATTTAAGTGTTTTGAATACCTATGATTTTCTTACTAAACATTGCCAAAGGGTAAAgagtaaaataaaataaaaagaataaatacaaatttggATACGAATATTTTTAATATAGTTTGGAAATTAATTGAAACCTGAATGTATCCTTGCTAAAACAGTGTACTGGGTAGGAAGGAATAATTAACCCAGACTAATAAATAATGTCCATAAAGTTCTTATTTGAATGGTGATACTACCACAACTTTTCATTTATTCCGCATCGTGAAGATAAATTATTCAGGAAGAATGGCACAAGTGCTTAAAATTATTTCGACACAGAACACTAATAAATGTTTCAAAAGggaaatacaaaatatttgttatttttaAGGAATAAAGATTTTAGAATAGTTGAATTATTTCTGTTTTCCAGTCGCTTTTATCATTCTCGTCTGTCAATAACTTTCAATGAATATCCATTTCTTGCACATCAACTCCTCTACAAGTCCAACAATTTTaaaacatttatttttaaagtcTCACGTAGAAATGAAATCTTTCAAATCCTTGATAGACTGAACACTCATCAATGAGTTTGCTGCGGCGGTGCTCATTCATAAATCGCTCCTTTTTTGAGCTTCGAGTTTGGAGTTTGGAGCAATCAAGCCAGCGGAGCAGACAGGGAAAATATTCAAAATGGCTGACATTTTGTGTACGGGACCGAGAAgtagagccagagccagagccagcgcCAGACAGGAGGAGAATGTATATGCTCGGGTATATGGCAGGGCAGGAAAATAATGGAAAATGGCCTGGCAACATGATAATAGCATTTCACGCACGACTGAGATTCGCATGCCAGCCCGCGACGTATTCCCATGCCGCCCACTCACATCAGGCCATGTACTGGAGGTGGGAAATCCGGGCTCCTGATTGGTTTGGCCCAGCCAGGTGGCTCGGCCGCCCCGACTCCCGGTCAGGACGCGGCTTGCTACTGTTGCCATCAACCCTCGACCAATGCTGGGTACGGCATTCCGGCACAGCCCGTCCGCATTCCTGGGCCTGCGCAGCTCCCGGCCGGAGAGCTTTTCACCACACGGAGGCCAGTGGGAGCGAGCGAGACGGGCGGGTCGATTATGCTCTGCCAGAGCATAATCTGGACCAGGACATCCATCTGGGCAGACAAGAAAGGCGAATGCGAATGATGTTAGTTTCACTTCGTGCGTTGTCCTGCTGAGGCCAAAGCGAGCTCGGAGCTGCGTTAGTGCTGCATCTGGTATATAGCCCCATGTGTAAAGAGAGAGGGGaatgtgtgtatatatatagtgaaAATATTCTTAATAATACTACGCAATTATTGAGTGATAATCAGATTGCTGCAATACACGCAAATGTTAATAATTTCCCCTTGGTGACCCCGAAGAACTCCTTCGTAATACCCTTGAAAGGGAAAATTCTTTTCATGCGTTCCCACGCTTCCAGTTTCCAGTGGTCGGAAAATTCCAGTGCATATACTACGCTCCTCCCCCATACCCCTACCCTTCTGCCGTCATTCAACCCTCCAGTTCAGGACGCGACTGAGATAGCTGCTTATATACTCAGCCCACAGCCCACagccatccccatccccatcccaaTCCCCCCACGCCACCTGTCCTGGTCCTGGGACCTTGTATGATCCTCTGCGAGGTCTACGACGCCGCTGAAAGTGACCTGCCTATCACACAGTCTTCAGACAGAGTTGAATTCGGATCGCCATCATCCTCGTCGTCGTAGCCTGCCGCCGGTCTCGTGGTCAACTCTGTCTGAATGTTGTCGTCCCACTTTTTAAGTTTTTAATTAGTTTATTGAAAGTTTTTACTCCCAATTATTTTTTCTCGGGGCGTGTGTTGCTAGAAAATGTGAGAATGACGTCCAGTCATACAACTGAAGTTAAACCCAAAAATCAAATCGGTTATGTAATCGTTACTTCtatttttccattccattccgttcCATTTCATTCGCAGCGTATCGTGTTGAGTGTCAAGCTATAGAATCTGTTATCTGTGTACCTTATTTGTGATATCATAACCAAACGCAACAAATAGTTTATAATAATCAACCAATTTTGTTGCCTAATAATAATCATTTAACATAAACGCGACTAACGGAAACTGTGGAACAAGAGGCGATTACATAAGCACGACCAGCGGCGAAATGGATTACGTAACACTCGTGTGGCATGTAAGTAGGCGGAATTCGGAAAGGTCATGAGTACAAAGGGAAAATACCGAGGAAAAAGCAGAGATCACAGATAAGAGTTATGAGCTTACAAAACTGAATGTCAAGAAAAAGGACCTAGGTGTACACTATTTTATCTAGAGGTGTACTGGAACAGGATAAGCTTTTATTacatatttaaaaaaaaaaaagaattggCTGGCACTACATTAACATTATTTTTTCTGCCGAACACTGATCTAAACTAAACGCAAGGCCAAATTTTTTGAAATTCCTCAAATGGTTTAGATACAAGGGACTTCACGTCCCTAAGATAATTTTCAAGCAATGTGCCTCCCAATTTCCTGTTAATGCAATCAGTTTTAGACCCTCTTCTAGGTCTTTTTGAAAAGGATTCGTTCCAAAAAATCTTCTCAATCTTCTGGCCCACATTTAATGAAGCATgaattgcaatcaaaataTCTATCAAAGCAAGAAATGCGAACAAAATACTTTTCCGGCTTACCACCACCCCCACATCACCCTCCCACCGCCAGGCCCCACTCACAcataaaaacacaaataaatttatgaACATAAGCAGCTTACAACAAATGTGGAAAATGGTGAAGCTCTGCAAGGGCTTTCCTTATCAGCACCAGCACACAAATTGGCGAACAAATTAATAACTGGTACAAATCTCTTTTGCAGGCACTGTGAATGAAGAAGCAACAGCCCACTGCTGAGGAGAGCATCTTCGTACTAGCCAATACGGCGGAAAATCAAAATTAGATGGCGGCCAAGTGAAAATCCCCCTTTCTAGCCGAAGGTTAAGACGTTCAATTATTGCTGGCTTCACAGAAATTAATCGCCAGCCAATTCGCCACGCCCATTGGCACGGTAAGCCGCCGTGAAGTTGGAAGCAAAGTACGGGCATATTTATGCGCACAAGTGATAACCACGGAACGGTCAACGGAGCAGAGCATTCGCTGCGCTAGGAAAGGTACGGCACGGGCACCACAGTGAGCCAAGTGGGAGATCCATAACCGGAGTCAGAACAAGAGTGAGAGCCGGGAGGTTTCGGCCACTGCCACAGCATCACCATGAAGGGCTTGACGGCGTTTAAGGAGAAGGCATCGGGCGTGTTTGGCGGGTGAGTGCagaacgaatcgaatatgatatgatatgaCACTAAACAGCAGGGTTTTGGTACTTCTAAGCGATAAGGCAATTTCTAGTTCAATATAGATTTTTTTTGGGGAGAATTTCTAGAACAAAATTTTCTATGGAATTTTGTAACACTCTGAAAATTACATAAGTACATATAGCAGATAGATTTAGAAAAAGAATTTGAATGGATGATATACTTTACTTATAGTAGAATGAAATTTTCCCGTAACGAGAATTTTTACCCTCTTATATAAATAGAATTATGGTATATACAGAAAAAAGTATGAACAAATTTTGTTCTTGCACTTAACTTTTGTTGACCAGTGTAGAAAGATGACGATGGGCAATATGCCGAGAATGAAATATGATTGCAATCAAATGGACTTTAGagggagaacaaaaaaatAAGAATTTAATTTAACGCAACGCTGATCTCGGTAGAGGTTGGATGAACTTGACCTGGCAGTCCGGGATAATGCAGCACACAATACGCGTATATTCTTGGTGGATATTGGTGCATACCGCCGACTAGCCGGCGTCGCGAAACTTTGGCACGTGTCTGCCCCCGGAAAGTTGTAAAATTATTGGCATGCTTAACAAGTCATTAAAGGGGAGTGACGACTTTCCAGGAGTTCCAGGAGTTCCACGAGCGGTGACAACAAACGCCTCGGCATGCCGGGCCGCTCACCGGCGCCTCAGGAATTCCGTGCACGTTGCCAGCACGTGCCCACACGGAAGCCGTTGACAGCGACGATGACTCCATCACCTTGGTCTCCTCGAATACAATAAAGTAGTGAAGCATATTGGGCAAACACTCGCACACCATTCGGTCGTTCATTCATACATTCATGTGAGGCGTTGGTATGCAATTTTATGGGCACGCCAGGACGGGATAACTGATTTCTCAAGGACCTTGGGCGCAAATTAGAAATTGGAACAATAGGTGGAGTCGCTTTCATTAAGGAATGTGTTGCATGCCAACGAAAGGCTGCAGATGAAATTGATTTTTACGAGCGTTTTATTCATCCGTTGCCGGGATCTGTGGCTGAAGCCCTCAAGGGGCACTCGAGGCGCGCGCGGCGCGAAGAAATTGGAATGCCTCAAGAGGCAAGAGAAAGCTgaatgagttccttctcattGCCAGCGAAAATGAAATTAGAATTGTCATTGAAGACGCGGTCGTGTCGCTGACGTGCCCCCGCCCCAATGACCTCCACCACCATTAGCACCACGAGTACCATAGTATCTCAGTTGTCAAGGCAAACAGAATtctatacgagtatatacgAGTGCGTACATCTACCCTATTTTTATCTAATGGCTGCTTAATGGGCGCGCACTTGTGGCCAAGTTAAAGTCAGATGCGAGTTTCCATAAAATGCTGAAAATCCTTCAGCTTTCCGCTCTCCTATTCTCGTCTCTGGCGCCAGTTAGCAGTAATCTATGCGGCGCCAAAGAGTCTACAACATTTTTACTGACAATCAAACCCGCCAAACAAGTGGCTGGAAGAACTTTAGCGCCATGGATAGTTTTTGGCGAGACAGCAAAAATAAGTcaatgatatatgtatgtaaggaTGATTTTCTTAAACTAGACGACGACAGGATGCTCTAACGATAAAGGCAGGGAAACTGGAGGGGTAATGGATTGGTTGTCGAATGATTGTATATGTATATCGTAGATTTTTGATAGAATTCGATTAAGACAGAATATCTTTATAAATCCGACCTTAAATAGCCCATTTAAATCAAATATTGATGCAAATTGATAAGCAGCTGTTGAATTCCAAAGATTTTTGGCTTAGGAAGACCTAAACTGATTCCCAGATAGTCTCTGGCATACCTTAGGAGGGCTTTTGAATGTCTTGAGAATCAGCCGCCGCTTTCGCAACAGCTTTCGTTTCGGCACATAACAAACCTAATGACGGGCATTACACAGCGCTCTCCCTTTCGAAGGGCAGATAAAAATTGCCGCATAAAATTGGCGTCGGACGAGGCGTCCTTAAAGTCGGTCAACGCACAAGACGTCGGAAGGACTTCTCGGCCTCTCTGTGGGGCGGGCTTCCCGGTCCTGCGTGACCAGACGAGGGTAGCTTTAGCGGCAGACAGTTGAGTTATGTGACAggcggcgacgacgacgacgacgacgagaaAGTTATCCACTGTAGTGGCTTGTTTTTGGCTGGTGCCTGCTTATTAGTTTGTAAAGCATACTTCTCGGGAGTTTGTCTGGATATCTATGTAGAAAAATGCCAATAGAGAGGGGATATCCAGAGGTTATCATTCTGGATGTGTCACTTAACCAGTGTTAATGGGAGGGTGGGGTAGACCACCACTATGTCATCTAACAACTGCCATCAATCAGTGAGCGACAAGGTCTTGCACAGTGTTTAAACTGTGTTCGACCCACAAAAGGTCTCGGCGGGGAAATCAAATCGGAAAATACGATTTCAGATTGTCACCTGGTCGAATCAACTTTAAATACTTGAGCCCGCAGCCCTGCTATCACCACTTaataaaattgaatttctTTCAAACTGAGGGAGCTGCCTCCCTCTGGCAATGCCTTCCCCATTCCTACATTCAATGGAATTCCTTGGGGACGGCACTAAGACGCAGAACAACCACCTTGATCGGGGAGGGTGTCAACCGCTGCCCTAACAAGCAGAGAATGTTTGTCTTTTCACACCCTCTTCCTGACCTGTTGATATGGCCTGTTCCAGTTCTAATTGGCATGAATTATGTCCATCTTTTCGCACGCCCTTTTCCCCTTGCAGCCTCAAGCCGAACATGGAGAAGTTCGAGATATCTCAGAGCTACCACACCGGACACGGCGGGTACGAGGAGATGGAGGGCGGCGAGCGCGAGGGCCACGGACCCGGCGGCGGCCACGcctacgacgacgacgatgaccgGCCCGACTCGCCCGCCTCGTTTGAGGAGATAGAACGTCCGCCGCTCCGGAAGATCGACAAGTACTGCAAGGCGGAGTGCCCATGCATGCCAGCCCGCTACACCATCGCCACCATGGCCTGCGTGGGTTTCATGATCGCCTTCGGCATGCGCTGCAATATGTCGGCGGCGAAGCTAAAGGGCGAGCACAACGGGGTAAGTAATGCTGGCAATAATTGAGGGACTGCTATACTTTTATATTCATCGAAAATACTCTTGGCCACACTTCTGTAAGTACGCCCGAAGAAACAGGTGTGGGGGCTGGTCTTTGAGCAGAGTTTTGATTAGATGAAATCTGTGAAAATGTCTAGAATGCTTCTTTTTTGGATGTTGATACTTGCGTTTTTCCATATAACTTGAGTAGGCTACACCCAACTCCGAAAAGCTAATGAATGGAGCTACTCGTCTCAGTCGCTTTCAAAAACTTTGTAGCTTAAGCTTACCGTCTGgcaaaaaatttaaattgttGCCTGGAAAGAAAGTaaaattttgttgttttgtgtATTCTAAAATCTTACTTCCGCATATATTCGAATGGAATTTTCAATATAAAAGATGCCAAACAATACATTTATGGGAATGAGAGGAAAATTTGCTTCATTTAGCAAAAAGCTGCTGTCAATTAGGGTGTGTGGATGGATACTCAAAATCGCTCAAAAGTCATACAGGAAAAGCCACGCCCACACAAACATACACAGGGAGAAACGCCCTGTATGTGTGCCCTGTATGCCATCCGGCTTGACGCTCGTTAATAAAGGCCCGCGGCACTTTTTAATGACTGCTGCTTTCCCGCTCATAGTTCATATTTTGTCTCTTTCGCGTTATTGCAGACGGTTTTCATGAACTGGACGGTTGCCGTGGAGAGCCATGTGGACTCGTCCTTCTTCTGGGGCTATCTGGTGACGCAGATTCCCGGCGGCTTCATTGCATCCAAGTTTCCGGCCAACAAGATATTCGGCCTGTCCATCGTCAGCTCGGCAACGCTGCATCTGTTCGTGCCCTTTGCCATGACGCTGATGCACGGCCACGTGGTGATTGGTGTGCGCGTGCTGCAAGGACTCTTCGAGGTAAGTAACCAGATTCGATTTCGCCGCAGATCAAAGCCAAGGATTACGATTGCGTGACGTTGCGAAAAGGGAGGGATTGGTCCGGGGATGGGTCTAGATTTTGTCCTATGATAAAGCAAATACATATGTGAAATGAAAACATGTCCTGAGCCCTTAAGAGGGGATATGGGTGGAAGAAAGGGAGAATAACAAAAGAATTTATTTTAATGTGATTTCTTTGTGCCCAAGTCTATCATTTTTCTTTCTGGTTACTCAATTAGAGATGTGGCTGAGGAAAGATTTTTCACGATACGAACGGGAGAAAAGGCTTTTGTACTATTGTACCATTATTTTTACTATTATATATTATGGGAAATTCATCGAATAGAACGTTGTACAGTGGGCTTCGGCCTTTTCAGCTTGCTAAATCATTAATTTCTGAACGAATGAAGATATTTTCATACTAGTAAGCGCTTTTTTGATTTTATATTctgatatatgtacatatatgtatattcattCCCTATGATTTTCGTAGCTATATGGCTCGGCtactgatgctgatcaagaatatatataatttatggAGTCGAAAACACTTTCTTCTGGGTGTGACAGGGTGTCTGTCCACCACATAACTAGTATAATACTATAATCATTGAGAATAAATAGTATAAAAATAGAAACATGTAATCGTACATATAGTGTACTCTATATTCTTTCTCTCTGAAAAAATGGTCAACCTCGAAGGCTCATATTTCCTTAACTACTCGTAAAAATCTCTTTGAAAGCACTGAAAAAGTATCCATAGCGCTCACTCAAAAAATGACCTGTGCCACGTCTTTTCGGCTGATGCCCCACACAGTGCGTTCAGAAGAACGACACTTTATATGACACAAGCCAAAGataaaaatacatattttCGTATCAACGTCGCTAAAATACAATATAAGTCCATTGATTTCCGAATCCCAAACAAAAGATGGACCAAGTCCTATCAGACTGGTTTTCGTTTAGTCTATCCTAGCCAGTCTATTCTCTTGAGAAAACTTTGCCTTTACATCCAGATAAATCTAGTTCCTATTTAATTACCTAGGGTGTAACGTATCCGGCCTGTCACGGCATCTGGCGGTTCTGGGCGCCACCCATGGAACGCTCTCGTTTGGCTACCCTAGCCTTTTCGGGATCCTATGCTGGCGTCGTGGTGGGGCTGCCCCTGTCCGGGCTGCTGGCCGATACCGTGGGCTATCAGGCGCCGTTCTATGCCTACGGGGTGTTTGGGATTATTTGGTACATGTTCTGGATATGGCTATGCTTTGAGAACCCGCGAAAGCATCCGGCCATCAGCATTCCCGAGCTGAAGTACATCGAAAAGTCGCTGGGAGAGTCCGCCCATCCGACGATGCCATCGCTGAAGACGACGCCCTGGCGGGAAATAATGCACTCGATGCCGGTCTATGCCATCATAGTGGCCAACTTCTGTCGATCCT
The sequence above is a segment of the Drosophila miranda strain MSH22 chromosome 4, D.miranda_PacBio2.1, whole genome shotgun sequence genome. Coding sequences within it:
- the LOC108164163 gene encoding vesicular glutamate transporter 1, producing MKGLTAFKEKASGVFGGLKPNMEKFEISQSYHTGHGGYEEMEGGEREGHGPGGGHAYDDDDDRPDSPASFEEIERPPLRKIDKYCKAECPCMPARYTIATMACVGFMIAFGMRCNMSAAKLKGEHNGTVFMNWTVAVESHVDSSFFWGYLVTQIPGGFIASKFPANKIFGLSIVSSATLHLFVPFAMTLMHGHVVIGVRVLQGLFEGVTYPACHGIWRFWAPPMERSRLATLAFSGSYAGVVVGLPLSGLLADTVGYQAPFYAYGVFGIIWYMFWIWLCFENPRKHPAISIPELKYIEKSLGESAHPTMPSLKTTPWREIMHSMPVYAIIVANFCRSWNFYLLVLFQSSFLKHKFGFKVEEAGFVGSLPHLIMTTIVPFGGMLADHLRKNGILSTTNVRKLFNCGGFGMEGLFFLFVAHSSTATGAMFALTCGVAFSGFAISGYNVNHLDIAPRYASILMGLSNGIGTLAGIIVPYALDGLIQANPTGCWTTVFTLAACVHLVGCTFYGIFASGELQPWAEPPAEEQQVWAPPAGAITNTDPSQAGMMGNYMKETSFGAPEYNEQSQMQQSSSISYGATGHVANNPFAMAASAPIAEEPAPPPYDDVAYNYDYTQGQPQPGQPGQPGQPPYDPQSYQQQ